One region of Chitinispirillum alkaliphilum genomic DNA includes:
- a CDS encoding chitin deacetylase, which produces MFIKCLTFIISVLSFAAYGYDLSDNVAPSRNPPHGLSPSEVPQFIVLGSDDQSSAEGMEWILDYIESRTNPDGSPVTMVFYSNSRNFSDPQIVQQHLRAVSMGCEIGNHTANHIALELDWTPGGDKVRKQMTLDDWRAEISECQEAIVEVLGLPVESVAGFRTPFLAYNDSTFTVLRELGFLYDCSIIEGTGTQRVGRYYWPYTMNNGSPGHNASWYRQFFDIQVGSHPGLWVLPCYNFVIPSDDESQQYGIEPGLIAELDEMLGYATNGKVTPLDYNLWASRNAGGVELNKEQSLAVLKHTLDKMYNGNRTPMTLGMHTDFYISNYWNPSDFVNIQDYMERRAVIEEFIDYALQLEDVRFVTGIDVINFMRNPPETAVPVSQEYQETEADTETITQ; this is translated from the coding sequence ATGTTTATCAAATGTCTCACCTTCATTATTTCTGTTTTGAGTTTTGCGGCCTACGGATATGATCTTTCCGACAACGTCGCTCCCTCAAGAAACCCTCCCCACGGTTTATCACCAAGTGAAGTGCCGCAGTTTATTGTTCTGGGCTCAGATGACCAGAGCAGTGCCGAAGGAATGGAGTGGATACTTGACTATATCGAAAGCCGCACAAACCCTGATGGCTCCCCTGTTACCATGGTGTTCTATTCCAACAGCAGGAATTTTTCTGACCCTCAGATTGTACAACAGCATTTGCGGGCTGTGAGCATGGGGTGTGAAATCGGAAATCATACAGCTAATCATATCGCCCTTGAACTCGACTGGACACCGGGTGGAGATAAAGTCAGAAAACAGATGACTCTGGATGACTGGAGAGCGGAAATTTCCGAATGCCAGGAAGCGATTGTGGAAGTTCTGGGGTTACCAGTGGAGAGTGTCGCTGGATTCAGAACACCTTTTCTTGCCTACAATGACAGCACGTTTACTGTCTTAAGAGAACTGGGCTTTCTATATGATTGCAGTATAATCGAAGGTACAGGTACACAAAGAGTGGGAAGGTACTACTGGCCCTACACTATGAATAATGGCAGCCCGGGACATAACGCCTCATGGTACAGGCAATTTTTCGATATCCAGGTTGGAAGTCACCCCGGACTTTGGGTTCTTCCCTGCTATAATTTTGTAATACCATCCGATGATGAGAGTCAACAGTATGGCATAGAACCAGGTCTGATTGCAGAGCTGGATGAGATGTTGGGATATGCAACAAACGGAAAAGTCACACCTCTGGACTATAACCTGTGGGCAAGCAGAAATGCCGGGGGAGTTGAACTGAATAAAGAACAAAGCCTGGCTGTACTCAAACACACCCTCGATAAAATGTATAACGGAAACAGAACTCCTATGACTTTGGGTATGCACACCGATTTCTATATCTCAAACTACTGGAACCCCTCGGATTTTGTGAATATTCAGGATTATATGGAACGAAGAGCTGTGATTGAGGAGTTTATCGACTATGCACTGCAGCTTGAAGATGTCCGTTTTGTAACCGGCATAGATGTCATTAATTTCATGCGCAATCCACCTGAAACTGCAGTACCTGTTAGTCAGGAATACCAGGAAACTGAAGCAGATACAGAAACGATCACTCAGTAA
- a CDS encoding chitosanase/beta-glucanase, protein MHSKTFKGLSAAALLFSTLQISGCSATTQDLKQPVEFEIAQTISPITPNLPTGVTQQQVKEKTIAFLHYYLDKYMADVPNVEPRQSFVDWIAHQRTDPEITWADKRAMTVSEAHGYGMLAIVLGADLDTSYFHRGREDFDAFVRYFKAYPSPIDNRLMCWRQMGVGIQADGSGTLTSVVNDPQCSNATDGDMDIAYALLLAHDLWGSDGEINYKKEALRVIDGIRESNIDPNSGIILLGDWAKNNRDILGRTTRSSDFLLGHLRAFAEADHNNQRLWNKVLEETIKITKLMVSNWSNETGLVPDFIVRNRNGTYEPAQGQVLEAAEDGDYNFNACRVPWRLAADYFASGDTVLFSELMKLNRWIENKTGGDVADIKPGYYVRSGETGTYIPGRDWSDLAFSAPFLASAAISSNQQDWLDSLWQYHSQPYSWGSYYGESIQLHSLFILAGAWRMPGHR, encoded by the coding sequence ATGCATTCCAAAACATTCAAAGGCCTGAGTGCTGCAGCATTGCTCTTCAGTACCCTGCAGATATCAGGATGCAGTGCAACAACTCAGGACCTTAAACAACCGGTTGAGTTTGAGATAGCTCAGACAATCTCCCCAATCACTCCGAACCTGCCAACCGGTGTGACTCAACAACAGGTTAAAGAGAAAACGATTGCTTTTCTGCACTATTACCTCGACAAATATATGGCCGATGTGCCAAATGTGGAACCTCGCCAATCCTTTGTGGACTGGATCGCACACCAGCGTACAGATCCGGAAATTACATGGGCAGATAAAAGAGCCATGACTGTTTCAGAAGCCCATGGTTACGGTATGCTTGCTATTGTGCTTGGTGCGGACCTGGATACCTCCTACTTCCATAGGGGAAGAGAGGATTTTGACGCTTTTGTGAGATATTTCAAAGCATACCCAAGCCCCATAGATAATCGCCTTATGTGCTGGAGACAGATGGGAGTGGGTATACAGGCTGACGGATCTGGAACCCTCACCTCTGTAGTCAATGATCCGCAGTGCTCAAATGCAACCGACGGGGATATGGATATTGCCTATGCTCTCTTGCTGGCTCACGATTTGTGGGGAAGTGATGGAGAAATCAATTATAAAAAGGAAGCTCTGCGTGTAATTGACGGTATACGTGAATCCAATATCGACCCAAACAGTGGAATCATTCTTCTTGGAGACTGGGCCAAAAACAACAGGGATATTCTGGGAAGAACAACACGCTCTTCCGATTTTCTCCTCGGACATCTCAGAGCTTTTGCCGAGGCTGATCACAATAATCAACGACTGTGGAATAAAGTTCTTGAGGAAACCATAAAAATCACCAAACTGATGGTTTCAAACTGGAGTAATGAAACCGGCCTTGTACCCGATTTCATTGTCAGAAACAGAAACGGCACTTATGAACCCGCACAAGGTCAGGTTCTTGAGGCTGCCGAGGATGGTGATTACAATTTTAATGCTTGCAGGGTTCCCTGGAGACTTGCCGCGGATTATTTCGCCTCCGGTGATACGGTGTTGTTTTCAGAGCTTATGAAACTAAACCGATGGATTGAGAATAAAACCGGTGGTGATGTAGCAGACATTAAGCCGGGTTACTATGTTCGCAGCGGAGAAACCGGAACCTATATCCCAGGAAGGGACTGGTCCGATCTTGCCTTCAGTGCTCCTTTTTTAGCCAGTGCTGCTATCAGCTCAAATCAGCAGGACTGGCTTGATTCTCTCTGGCAGTATCATTCTCAACCCTATAGCTGGGGTTCCTATTATGGCGAATCCATCCAGCTGCACTCACTTTTCATTCTTGCCGGTGCATGGAGAATGCCCGGACACAGATAA
- a CDS encoding Malto-oligosyl trehalose synthase: MKIPCCTYRLQLNQEFSFNDARVLIPYLDRLGISDIYSSPIFKAREGSTHGYDVVNPLEINPEIGTRVEFDHLLEEVKNYELGWVQDIVPNHMAIDSGNEFLMDIFENGPSSPAYNYFDINWNHTYEGIKGKLLLPILGSVYADCLESSQIQLSYDGEGFWVNYYEHRFPLKIETYASILGHRLERLKTDLGSSHSGLIKLLGVLYIVKTIHTQQNYQERKGQVSFAKAMLHELYTGDVSIKEYIDENVKEFNGTAGEPQSFELLDKLHSEQYFKLSYWKVATEELNYRRFFTINDLISIRAEDEHVFTDSHALVIDLFSRGIFTGLRIDHIDGLYNPLEYLQRLRNQAPDLYIVTEKILAYSEEIRGSWPVQGTTGYDFLNMVCGIFCYRDNSKKFDKLYQKFTGITSSFDELLLDKKRLIIKRHMAGDIDNLALLIRSVSSRDRWGTDMTLYGLRNALIELIAAFPVYRTYINSGKISAEDSHWLELTFKNVKKINPQLTREIEFIERYLMLQFEPYASEQTKKEWIDVIMRFQQFSGPLMAKGFEDTLLYHYNRFIPLNDVGGFPERFGVETGKFHSFNAKRMSRTPHTLNATSTHDTKRGEDARMRLCVVSELFEEWKDIVTTCSKINKQYKRKVDNENFPDNNDEYFLYQTLIGSWPNQDEKYVEFIHRIKEYMLKAVREAKAHTGWIKPFMEYENQLLEFISNVLDKENNSEFFHTFEPFQKKTAWYGVFNSLSQLIIKCSAPGIPDFYQGTELWDLSMVDPDNRRDVDYAKREEILSEIRTLETTAYPAFIHQTLSNPQDGKIKFFTMYNMLKNRKEINRVYNCGDYSTITTNGERKRNIFAFSRKYENDILITAVPRLLTEVVSEKKLPLGREVWNDSCIELPDNFPKYYRNVLTEERVELKNGRLDIGDLFTLYPGAVLINQ; the protein is encoded by the coding sequence ATGAAAATACCCTGCTGCACCTACAGACTACAGCTCAACCAAGAGTTTTCATTCAATGATGCCAGAGTGCTGATCCCTTACCTGGACAGGTTAGGAATTTCAGATATCTATTCCTCTCCAATTTTTAAGGCAAGGGAGGGGAGTACCCATGGCTACGATGTGGTTAATCCCCTTGAGATTAATCCAGAGATCGGCACCAGAGTGGAATTTGATCATCTGCTGGAGGAGGTGAAAAACTACGAACTTGGCTGGGTTCAGGACATAGTTCCTAATCACATGGCCATAGACAGCGGCAATGAGTTTTTGATGGATATTTTTGAAAACGGCCCTTCATCCCCGGCATATAACTATTTCGACATAAACTGGAACCACACCTATGAGGGTATAAAGGGGAAGCTTCTTTTGCCCATATTGGGCAGTGTCTATGCCGATTGTCTTGAGAGCAGCCAGATTCAGCTTTCCTATGACGGGGAAGGGTTCTGGGTCAACTATTATGAGCATCGTTTTCCCCTGAAAATAGAAACTTACGCATCGATCCTGGGGCACAGGCTTGAACGTCTGAAAACAGATCTGGGCAGCAGTCATTCGGGATTGATTAAGCTACTAGGAGTCTTATACATCGTAAAAACCATCCATACCCAGCAAAACTATCAGGAGAGAAAGGGTCAGGTTTCCTTCGCCAAGGCGATGCTCCACGAGCTTTACACCGGTGATGTGAGCATAAAGGAATATATTGACGAGAATGTAAAAGAGTTCAATGGAACTGCCGGTGAACCACAGAGCTTTGAATTACTGGATAAACTTCACTCTGAACAGTATTTCAAGCTCTCCTATTGGAAAGTGGCAACAGAGGAGTTAAATTACAGGAGATTTTTCACAATTAACGATCTCATCTCCATCCGGGCAGAGGATGAACATGTTTTCACCGATTCTCATGCACTGGTGATTGATTTGTTCAGCAGGGGAATTTTTACCGGCCTTAGAATCGATCATATAGATGGGCTATATAACCCCCTTGAATATCTTCAACGGCTTAGAAATCAGGCTCCCGATCTTTATATCGTTACCGAAAAAATTCTCGCTTACAGCGAAGAGATCCGTGGCAGCTGGCCGGTTCAGGGTACTACAGGATATGACTTTTTGAACATGGTGTGCGGGATTTTCTGCTACAGGGATAACAGCAAAAAATTCGATAAACTCTACCAGAAATTCACCGGTATCACATCTTCTTTCGATGAGTTACTCCTGGATAAAAAAAGACTGATTATCAAGCGACATATGGCGGGGGATATCGATAACCTCGCTCTTTTAATAAGGAGTGTCAGCTCAAGGGACCGGTGGGGCACAGATATGACCCTTTACGGCTTGCGAAATGCTCTGATAGAGCTGATAGCTGCTTTCCCTGTCTACAGAACGTATATCAATTCCGGCAAAATCAGTGCTGAAGACAGTCACTGGCTTGAGCTGACATTTAAAAATGTTAAAAAAATCAACCCTCAACTAACCAGAGAGATTGAATTCATAGAACGCTATCTTATGCTTCAGTTTGAACCCTACGCTTCAGAACAAACAAAAAAAGAGTGGATCGATGTGATAATGCGTTTCCAGCAATTCAGCGGCCCCCTGATGGCAAAAGGGTTTGAGGACACACTGCTGTATCACTACAACAGATTTATTCCGCTCAATGATGTCGGAGGATTTCCGGAGCGTTTCGGAGTGGAGACTGGTAAGTTCCACTCCTTTAATGCAAAAAGGATGAGCCGTACACCTCACACACTTAATGCCACCTCTACTCATGATACAAAGCGGGGCGAGGACGCAAGAATGCGCTTGTGTGTTGTGTCGGAGCTTTTTGAAGAGTGGAAGGATATAGTGACAACATGTTCAAAAATCAATAAGCAATACAAGAGAAAAGTCGATAATGAAAACTTCCCCGACAATAATGATGAATACTTCCTTTACCAAACACTTATTGGCTCCTGGCCAAATCAAGATGAGAAATATGTCGAATTTATTCACAGGATCAAAGAGTATATGCTCAAAGCTGTGAGAGAAGCTAAAGCTCATACCGGTTGGATTAAACCATTCATGGAGTATGAGAATCAACTCCTGGAGTTTATATCAAATGTTCTCGACAAAGAAAACAACAGTGAATTTTTCCACACATTCGAGCCTTTCCAGAAAAAAACAGCATGGTATGGAGTGTTCAACTCCCTTTCTCAGCTGATTATCAAGTGCAGCGCCCCGGGAATACCAGATTTTTACCAGGGAACCGAACTATGGGATCTGAGCATGGTTGATCCGGATAACAGAAGAGATGTGGATTATGCAAAAAGGGAAGAGATACTCTCGGAAATACGCACTCTTGAGACAACCGCTTACCCCGCTTTCATACATCAAACGCTGTCTAACCCCCAGGACGGTAAAATCAAGTTTTTTACAATGTATAACATGCTTAAAAACCGTAAAGAAATAAACAGAGTATATAATTGCGGAGATTATTCAACTATCACAACAAACGGTGAACGGAAAAGAAATATCTTTGCCTTCAGCCGCAAATATGAAAACGACATTCTGATCACAGCGGTTCCCAGACTATTAACAGAGGTAGTCTCCGAAAAGAAATTACCTCTTGGAAGAGAAGTATGGAATGACAGCTGCATAGAATTACCTGACAATTTCCCCAAATACTACAGAAACGTTCTCACAGAGGAAAGAGTGGAACTTAAAAACGGCAGATTAGATATCGGTGATCTATTCACACTGTACCCGGGGGCTGTTTTAATCAATCAATAG
- a CDS encoding oxidoreductase of aldo/keto reductase family, subgroup 1 produces the protein MSTGKIQMKSGHEIPLLGFGTYRLTGEKCRSAVLNALQTGYRHIDTASAYDNESDVAMAIKDSHIERSKLFITTKVWHSNLHFQDTIDECRRSLDRLNTHYVDLLLIHWPNKSIPISNTLKAMEQLLDSQMIRSAGVSNFTINHLKRAQAINTIPISVNQVEFHPFLNQKELLIYCKEHDIVVTAYSPIARGKVTGHLTIKKLAMDKGVTAAQLTLAWLMQKGIVVIPKASTTEHIKKNFDSQQIRLTPKEMEAMENCNSGERLVQPHWAEFNIDY, from the coding sequence GTGAGTACAGGAAAAATCCAAATGAAAAGCGGCCATGAGATTCCCCTATTGGGTTTTGGAACCTATCGCCTCACAGGAGAGAAATGTAGAAGTGCGGTTCTCAATGCTCTTCAAACTGGCTACAGGCACATCGACACAGCTTCAGCTTATGATAACGAAAGCGATGTAGCCATGGCTATCAAAGATTCTCACATAGAAAGGTCAAAGCTATTTATCACGACCAAAGTCTGGCATTCCAATCTCCATTTTCAGGACACAATTGATGAATGCCGCCGTTCTCTGGACAGATTAAACACCCACTATGTGGATCTTCTCCTGATACACTGGCCAAACAAATCTATTCCAATCTCTAACACTCTAAAGGCAATGGAGCAGCTTCTTGATTCCCAAATGATCCGCAGTGCAGGAGTAAGCAATTTTACCATCAACCATCTTAAGAGAGCCCAAGCGATTAACACAATTCCAATCAGTGTCAACCAGGTAGAGTTTCACCCATTCCTTAACCAAAAAGAGCTTTTAATATATTGTAAAGAACATGACATCGTAGTTACAGCTTACTCCCCTATTGCCCGTGGTAAGGTAACTGGGCATCTCACAATAAAGAAACTTGCAATGGATAAGGGGGTAACAGCTGCACAACTCACCCTTGCGTGGTTGATGCAAAAAGGGATAGTGGTAATTCCTAAAGCCTCGACTACGGAGCACATAAAGAAAAACTTTGACTCTCAGCAGATCAGACTCACCCCCAAAGAGATGGAGGCAATGGAAAATTGTAACAGCGGTGAACGTCTGGTGCAGCCACACTGGGCTGAGTTTAACATTGACTATTGA